In Palaemon carinicauda isolate YSFRI2023 chromosome 1, ASM3689809v2, whole genome shotgun sequence, the genomic stretch CATATCGAAATACTAACCTTGAAGATACATGAACGGTCAAGCATTGAAtctctgtgtgcgtgtatatgagtGTGCCTACATATTTAAATATTgagacgtaatttttgacgactcgtgtacatttatataaatatatatatatatatatatatatatatatatatatatatatatatatatatatatatatatatatatatatatatatatatagtcacgacttaattaataacattaacgttttatgttaaagcaggttaTTTATAATTTGCGTAAAGACGTTACATAAAAAAAACCCAATAATATTTTGTACAACCTGAAGTACCTTTATCAAccagttatagtttataaaggatgatggcaaaggacaacgagggagtatgatacaaaaaagaaatataaatatttatttacaaaagaaaaaaaaataatatttggaccgtggtaagtttcaggtcactgcagtgtaaacttgatgctccgttgtaatgaagtgttgttaattgcagttataaaaatggaggacagttactaataccaatacttaacttctcgtaaagtatcatcaacggcgctgcagttgcagtaataaatatgagggaccaggtgataaatctgaattttctttAGGGGCTGTCCAAGGCTGATATATATCCTCTCTCGTGTTCGTAATGTgtccgtcgcagattaaaaggtgttgtaatcctccagataaagaccaagattagtatcgagaacttgataGAAACACTCGATGACAGCTGCTCTTCGAAGacaaacatccatgcatcagcagcggaagaatgatcaaacgggcgtgacagCGGTATAAGGTGCTGAAGACTCAAAAACAGGCGTTGATACACACCATTGTAGCGATCCAACGcgaatccactgctctcagtagataagtACCTCTCAGAGGCAATACCAACCTCTTTAGCGTTCAGAGGATTACTGGCCGCAAACTTGGgcttctcccgaaaaaaaaaaaaagtctctcggcctacacgtcatcatgtaaaggaagaaattgttggattagaactaccgTCCTTAACGACTGCAATACAAATAACAAGCAAACCACACCCAGTTACTAACAAGAAGCAAAAatacgactgcgtgggcaaaaaatagataaatagataaatatataaataaacgaacgaaaatacttttgggcgtgatacccccaacctaataggtaaaaaaaaaatatataatttttttacaacTCATATACGAGTTCCAACTAATTTTATATCTCAacatgtgctaaaaaaaaaaattaacggaaACGTTAAATAGCCTGAAGACCagtaaattatcacttccacaaacaaaaaaccaatGAAGAAAGAACGAGATGTTGCACCAAAGACActgcaagaagaaaaagaaaataaagacgaaaacaaaacaataatccaaGTGGAAAAGAAATCACAGATTTCTAGATAGGGCATCAGCGACGACATTGTCCTTCCCTTTCACATGTTTTACAGTCAAATTATATTCCTGATGCATAAGACTCCAATTAGTGAGCCTTCTGTTTTTGTTCCTAAATTTGTTCACAAATTTCAAAGAATTGTGATCTGAATACACAACAATTGGATCAACGCTAGAtgttacataaatttcaaaatgttgtaaagctTAAACTAAAGCTAAGGCTTCCTTTTCGATTGTGCTATATTTTTTTTGATGCCCATTAAGTTTCCTGGAAAAATATGAAACAGGATGTTCAATACCTTCACTATCGTCTTGCAATAGCACTGCCCCTACTCCGAGATCGCTGGCATCCACCATTAACTTGAACCCTTAATGAAAGTCAGGTGATTTCAAAATAGGGTAAGTGCTTAAAATGCCTTTTAATTTATCAAAAGCTCGTTGACATGTATCGTCCCACAAGAATCTAGATTTCTCTCTcaaaagattagttaaaggagttactatttcagaaaaactgGGGACAAACCTGCGATAGTAACCAGCGAGACCAACAAATTGCCTTACATTTTTCCGAGTTTGGGGAGTGGGAAAAACTAGTACAGCTTCAATGTTCTTTTCCTTTACCTTGTCCGACGTGATGTCCTAGGTAGATAACTTCAGCTTTTCCAGATTCGCATTTAGAAAGGTTTACCACCAAACCAGCGTCAGCAATTGCATGAAATAAGGCCCTGATTCTATCGACatgatctttccagttgtcactgaaaataattatatcgtCCAGATAAACTACACAACCCTTCAATCCATTCGTGATCATCCACATAATTCTCTGGAAGGTACTGGCTGCGTTACGCATGCCAAGGGGCATGACTTTACATTCGAATAAACCTTCAGGTGTTATAAATGCTGATATTTCTCGTGCATTTTCAGTCAGAGGAACCTGCCAGTAACCTTTTAAAAGGTCTAACCAACTAATATACTTGGCATTACTAATCTTACCTATGCAATCTTCTATGCGAGGCAGGGGGAAATTGTAAGCAACTGTTAAGTCGTTTACTTTTCTGTAGTCAAAACACAACCTGTCttgtccattttcctttttcactaataCTACTAGGGAACTCCAAGGACTGCTATTTGGTGTTATCAACTCATTTTCCAACATATAACTGACTTCCTTTCTCACAGCTTCAGCTTTCTGGGCATTTGGCTTTAGTACCACGTCATGTTGCAAACTACGCACAAGACCAGGAGTGTCCTTAAATATTGACGGATGTTCTTTGAATAAATCCTTAATATCAGTAGCTTCCTGAGCATTCAGATGTTTAAAGAAACTATCTGGGTTACACAAAATTTTAGTGTTTTCGCCATTCCATCCATAGTCTTTGCTTTCCACTTCTTGTCCATTACCTTCATTAGGTACAACACCTGAAACAGATTTAACAGTGTTAGCtctggaaaaatatttcttcattatgtTAATATGACACAACTGATACTTTTTCCTCCTCCCTGGAATTTCCACCAAATAATCAACATCATTCATTTTCTTCTTAACCAATGCTGGACCTACAAACTGAGCTCTGAACTGAACTGGAATAGGAAGTAACACTAGTACTTGTTCTCCTGCTTCAAAATTTCTAACTTGAGACTTTCTATCATAATGAGTTTTCATTTTAGCCTGCGAAGTAGAGAGATTATTTTGGGCCCATTGCCAAAGGCTCCTTAATTTCTCtttgaaagacaaaatataatcaagTGAATTTATTTTACCACTACTCCCTTCCCAATGTTCCCTTAATAAATCAAGAGGCCCTCTCACAATGTGTCCATAGACCATctgaaaaggagaaaaacccagaGATTCACTAGGGGCTGATCTTAAAGCTAAAAGCAATAAAGTCaagtctttatcccattcctcaacaTGGTCTAAACAATACTTAGTCAAAGCATTTTTCAGAGTGGAgtgaaatctttcaagtattcccTGACTTTCGGGATGATATGAGGATGCAAAGTTGTGTTTAATGCCAAGTTCATTCATTTTAGCCTGGAACTCCCTACTAGTGAAATTAGAACCTTGATCCGACTGTATCTCTCGAGGCAAACCATAACGAGAAAAGAAGTCCATGAGATGCTTAATTACGATTCCACTCTTAATGCCTCTAACAGGTATTACCTCAGGAAATCTAGTGGTTCTGTCTATTATAGATAACATGTACTGAGAACCTGTTTTggttttgggtaaaggacccacaatGTCAATAACAATTTGCGTGAATGGTTCTTCAACAGCTGGGATAGGAATTAAAGGTGCTTTAGTAATTTTCTGATTGGGTTTTCCAACCATTTGGCACTGGTGACATGACTTACAATGTCTGACTACGTCTTTCTTTATATAAGGCCAAAGAAAATTATCTTTCACTTTGTACAGTGTTTTTCGTATTCTTAAATGACCACCCCATTCACTTTCATGAGCCTCTTGCAAAATAAAATACCTAAACTTACTAGGTACTACAATTTGTTCCCTTACCTTCCACTCTTCATCAGTAGATGCGGTCACTGGATGAATTAATTTATATAACACATCATTCTTTAATACATTACTTGCTTCACTTAAATCATCCTGTTCCTTTAGCTTCTCTGCTTCTTCATATATACTCCTCAATTCGCCATCTTTTTGAGCACTAATTAGGGTTTGCCTATCTGGAAACATGCAACTAGAATCTGTAGCAAAGTCTTCAGATATATTAACCATAGACTTTAACGAAAGATTTTTTATCTGCTTGGACTTACCTTTCCTTGTCTTAGGTTGAGTTTTGGTTTGGAAGCAGTTTTCCAAATTTTTATCAGCTTCTCCACCTTTGACTTCCTCTCTAGATTGGGCTCGGGTTACAGGAACAACAGGTTTAACATTTACCATAACGCGTTCATTAACCACACTAGCCCCCTTTCGACCTTCTGATGCACAGGCTGTGCCACTACCTTACATCACACCATTGCCTATCAACAAATCCACACCACTCACACTCAAGTCACTAACTACAGCCAGTTTCAACCTACCAGTCACCAAaggagattccaaataaacttcttccACAGGCCAAGATGTTACTGTATCTGGGAAACCCCAAAGCAACAAAATCCTGACCTTTCCGTGAGAAATCTTTAGGGAGAGGGGTTTCCAGAATGCAGGACTGGCACGAGCCAGTATCCCTCAGCAATGCAACGATATTACCATCAGTTGCCTCAGATCCAACTTTCACTATACCTCTAAAGACAAAGTCTTCAAATTCCTTACCATAAGGCATGCTCTCACTCACCTCTCCTTCAAGACTAGAAGACACAGGCGGTACTGACCTACATGCCATCAACATAACTGGTTTAACTGACTTAGTTACTTCAGGACAATGTGACTTAACATGACCTttcttaccacacttataacaaacAATGTCCCGGGCCTGCCTCGCACCCCTCGAAGGCGATGAAGGACTTTCTCTACCCTTTATTACCTCCACCTTTTCCACACCTGCTTCCCAATGAGTTTTCTTCTTACCATAATGCCTGTGTGACAAAACAAACATGTCTGCTGGCTTTGCTGCCTCATTCacattatcaatgttaaattcTTCAATATGGATGTGAACGTTTTTGGGAATGTTGTTTTTAAAATCCTCCCACAAAACCAGTTCTCGTAACTCGGCAAATGTAGTTGCCTCCTCTGCAGCCAACCACTCATCTAGTTTAGCTGCTTTCTGGCCTACCCATTCTATAaatgtttgattaaacattttacgCCAGGATCTGAATTTCTTCCGGTAAGCTTCTGGGATTAGCTGGTATgcatttaaaatcatttttttcgcAATATCATAATCACTGGAATCTTCTGCACTTAACGCTGCATAAACTACTTGTGCCTTACCAGAGAATGCAGATTGCACTAATACAGCCCAGAGTTCCTTGGGCCAAGCTAACTGATGACCTACTTTCTCAAAAGCAACGAAAAATTTTCCGACATCTGACTCGCTAAACTTAGGAATTAGCTTAGTTCCCCACTTATCACTGAACTTAGCTGGCACAGAATCACTTATAGAAGTTTCATCGGACTTTGAAGACTTTAAAGTTATCTCTAACTCAAGCCTTTCTTTATCTGCTTCCATTTGCTCTCTTTCAGCTTCTCTTTGCTCTGCTCGTTTAGCACGTTCGGGCTCCTGTTGCTCTTTTATGAAATATGCAAAGTCAGATCCTGACAATCCAAGTTCTTTACCTATGGCAGTTAGCTCGCTTAAAGTTGACATCTCGTTAAATGGAGCAAATGCTACTTAACAGGATGAACTATTAAAGTTTCCCgtaaagagatataaaaaaaattatactttttcacaCTACCCCACTGAACATTtgccatcctgtcacggtcgccaatctATGTCACGACTTAATAATTAACATTAACGTTTTATATTAAAGCATGTTCTTTATAATTTGcgtaaagccgttacataaaaaaagACAATAGTATTTGTAAAACCTGAGGTACCTTTAAAGACcagttatagtttataaacaatgatAGCAAAGGACAACaagggagtatgatacaaaaaggaaatataaatatttatttacaaaagaaaaaaaataattaaataatatttggaccgtggtaagtttcaggtcactgcagcgtaaacttgatgctccgttgaaatgaagtgttgttaattgcagttataaaaatggaggacagttactaataccaatacttaacttctcgtaaagtatcatcaacggcgctgcagttgcagtaataaacatgagggaccaggtgataaatctgaattttctttaggggctgtccaaggctgatatatatcctctcccgtgttcgtaatgtgtccgtcgcagattaaaaggtgttgtaatcctccagataaagaccaagattagtatcgagaacttgataaaaacactcgatcacagctgctcttcgaagacaaacatccatgcatcagcagtggaagaatgatcaaacgggcgtgacaTTGGTATAAGGTGCTGAAGACTCAAAAACAGGCGTTGATGTCGAATAAAGAGCGCTAACAGATACACACCATTGTAGCGATCCAAGGcgaatccactgctctcagtagataagtacctctcagaggcaataccaacctctctagcgttcaaAGGATCACTGGCAGCTAACTTGAGCTTCTCCCGAAAAAAAAGTCTCTCTGCCTCCACATCATCAtgaaaaggaagaaattgttggattagaactaccctccttaacgactgcgATACAAATAACAAGCAAACCACACCCAGTTActaacaagcagcaaacatacgactgcgtgggcaaaaaatatataaatagataaatatataaatgaccgAACGAAAATACCTTTGGgcgtgataaaatatatatatatatatatatacacacacacacacacacacacacatatatatatatatatatatatatataaatatatatata encodes the following:
- the LOC137644598 gene encoding uncharacterized protein, with product MSTLSELTAIGKELGLSGSDFAYFIKEQQEPERAKRAEQREAEREQMEADKERLELEITLKSSKSDETSISDSVPAKFSDKWGTKLIPKFSESDVGKFFVAFEKVGHQLAWPKELWAVLVQSAFSGKAQVVYAALSAEDSSDYDIAKKMILNAYQLIPEAYRKKFRSWRKMFNQTFIEWVGQKAAKLDEWLAAEEATTFAELRELVLWEDFKNNIPKNVHIHIEEFNIDNVNEAAKPADMFVLSHRHYGKKKTHWEAGVEKVEVIKGRESPSSPSRGARQARDIVCYKCGKKGHVKSHCPEVTKSVKPVMLMACRSVPPVSSSLEGEVSESMPYGKEFEDFVFRGIVKVGSEATDGNIVALLRDTGSCQSCILETPLPKDFSRKGSGTACASEGRKGASVVNERVMVNVKPVVPVTRAQSREEVKGGEADKNLENCFQTKTQPKTRKDRQTLISAQKDGELRSIYEEAEKLKEQDDLSEASNVLKNDVLYKLIHPVTASTDEEWKCQMVGKPNQKITKAPLIPIPAVEEPFTQIVIDIVGPLPKTKTGSQYMLSIIDRTTRFPEVIPVRGIKSGIVIKHLMDFFSRYGLPREIQSDQGSNFTSREFQAKMNELGIKHNFASSYHPESQGILERFHSTLKNALTKYCLDHVEEWDKDLTLLLLALRSAPSESLGFSPFQMVYGHIVRGPLDLLREHWEGSSGKINSLDYILSFKEKLRSLWQWAQNNLSTSQAKMKTHYDRKSQVRNFEAGEQVLVLLPIPVQFRAQFVGPALVKKKMNDVDYLVEIPGRRKKYQLCHINIMKKYFSRANTVKSVSGVVPNEGNGQEVESKDYGWNGENTKILCNPDSFFKHLNAQEATDIKDLFKEHPSIFKDTPGLVRSLQHDVVLKPNAQKAEAVRKEVSYMLENELITPNSSPWSSLVVLVKKENGQDRLCFDYRKVNDLTVAYNFPLPRIEDCIGKISNAKYISWLDLLKGYWQVPLTENAREISAFITPEGLFECKVMPLGMRNAASTFQRIMWMITNGLKGCVVYLDDIIIFSDNWKDHVDRIRALFHAIADAGLVVNLSKCESGKAEVIYLGHHVGQVLLKQLSELMSIASLETERNDRLEFFRWQMKCFIIPTKLNLDWKTLPHQTLSVLNVLLIRTYLEYAQQRIALTLTHLDYISEPVPQARQQHSPTPALLINSYYTNSHNPYDQRQPRLARSQ